From the genome of Papaver somniferum cultivar HN1 chromosome 2, ASM357369v1, whole genome shotgun sequence, one region includes:
- the LOC113347289 gene encoding uncharacterized protein LOC113347289, protein MVQTRFGRKRTGGGSKPEEESVKKFKAGGDYSETDQGSGASGDKGSVDPDDNLLLSQFLKGGESTNTIGVDKGVKGIKVASSTAKEVPQTRLSGKRVVRPELKVHVVL, encoded by the exons ATG GTTCAAACTCGGTTTGGTCGTAAGAGGACTGGTGGTGGTAGTAAGCCCGAGGAGGAGTCAGTGAAG AAATTCAAGGCTGGAGGTGACTATAGTGAAACCGATCAAGGTAGCGGTGCTTCGGGTGATAAAGGTAGTGTTGATCCCGATGACAATCTCCTTTTGTCTCAGTTTTTGAAGGGTGGAGAAAGTACTAACACAATTGGAGTTGATAAAGGTGTTAAGGGTATCAAGGTTGCTTCTTCCACTGCTAAGGAAGTGCCCCAGACTCGATTGTCAGGGAAAAGAGTGGTGCGTCCTGAGCTGAAGGTTCATGTGGTGTTATAG